Proteins encoded within one genomic window of Nitrospina gracilis 3/211:
- a CDS encoding response regulator: protein MKAKKQILVVDDSPEIIDALVEILKNDYVVKVSTNGSKALEIVFSKTPPDLILLDIKMPGMDGYQVCQQLKDTLPHKMIPVIFITGSKDEMDEVRALEMGGVDYIQKPIQPVIIRARVETHLRLQETSSRLEGLLSQTLLGSIQLMAQTLSMTNPLAFNQACRIKKLVRRMAELMQLENIWRFETAALLSNIGCVALPIHLLKKVFKEEVISKSEQDLFQSHPSVGRT from the coding sequence ATGAAAGCGAAAAAGCAGATCCTCGTTGTGGATGACTCGCCTGAAATCATCGATGCGCTTGTGGAAATCCTGAAAAATGACTACGTGGTCAAGGTTTCCACAAACGGCTCGAAGGCACTGGAAATCGTATTTTCAAAAACTCCCCCGGACCTCATATTGCTTGATATCAAAATGCCCGGTATGGACGGGTACCAGGTGTGCCAGCAATTGAAGGACACTCTGCCGCATAAGATGATTCCCGTCATTTTCATTACCGGATCGAAGGACGAGATGGATGAAGTGCGGGCCTTGGAGATGGGAGGGGTGGACTACATCCAGAAACCGATTCAGCCGGTGATCATCCGCGCCCGGGTGGAAACGCACCTGAGATTGCAGGAAACCTCCAGTCGTCTGGAAGGTCTTTTGTCGCAAACCCTGCTGGGTTCCATTCAATTGATGGCCCAGACCCTCTCGATGACCAATCCCCTGGCTTTCAACCAGGCCTGCCGCATCAAAAAGCTGGTGCGCAGGATGGCGGAGTTAATGCAACTGGAAAATATCTGGCGGTTTGAAACGGCGGCGCTGCTTTCCAATATCGGCTGTGTTGCCCTGCCCATTCATTTGCTGAAAAAAGTATTCAAGGAAGAGGTTATTTCAAAAAGCGAACAAGACCTGTTCCAGTCCCATCCTTCGGTAGGTCGGACCTGA
- a CDS encoding VOC family protein, protein MGVELNHTIIYVADKNKSAHFVAEILGLAVPEEYEPFLIVKTSNNVSLDFLQITETIDTQHYAFLVSEPEFDQIFGRIQERGLPYWADPQQARQGEINHRDGGRGVYFEEPSGHLLEILTRPYGSG, encoded by the coding sequence ATGGGCGTCGAGCTGAACCACACCATCATCTATGTTGCGGACAAAAATAAATCCGCGCACTTCGTGGCGGAAATTCTGGGCCTCGCCGTTCCTGAAGAGTACGAGCCCTTCCTCATCGTCAAAACCAGCAACAACGTCAGTCTCGATTTCCTGCAAATCACCGAAACCATCGACACCCAGCACTACGCCTTCCTGGTGAGCGAACCGGAGTTCGACCAGATCTTCGGCCGCATTCAGGAACGCGGCTTGCCTTACTGGGCCGACCCCCAGCAGGCGAGGCAGGGAGAGATCAACCACCGCGACGGCGGGCGCGGCGTGTACTTCGAGGAACCGTCCGGCCACCTGCTGGAAATTCTCACGCGGCCCTACGGCAGTGGGTGA
- a CDS encoding response regulator, translated as MLEPPVPENEEVRLQALFEYHVLDTDPEEQFDELTELVAQICDVPIALISLIDEKRQWFKSFHGLGARETPRNVSFCGHAILQEGVFEVPNSLEDERFADNPIVTGEPRVIFYAGAPLKTPSGQQIGTLCAIDHKPHKLTEDQKRCLTLLAHQVVSQLELRKIILLKHQLIVQKSELYNQIEELNEELKAKEAKKHAILETMLDPLIVIDERGSIQNFNAAAQKIFGYEASEIIGKNVAILMPETYRTGHDDAIQRYRNTRKPTILGELREEWGHRKDGTVFPIELLINEMTINGERQFVGICRDITERKVVEEELVEAERQAVSANEAKSRFLANMSHEIRTPMNTILGLAHLALQHDLPTKIKGYVEKIEKSGKSLLGIINDILDFSKVEAGKLELEIVQFDLQEVLENVAYQQAQAAEKRGTELVFFSSPKVPQNLMGDPLRLGQVLTNLVSNAIKFTLKGTVAVYTDVELGEPDTSSRVILKFTVQDTGIGMTPEQVEGVFGAFNQADTSTTRKYGGTGLGLAISRQLVELMLGSIEIESEAGKGSTFIISIPFDCDPGELEKVKLKRDGSDKRALVIEKNPVLARVLTGMLQSLGFFAEHRESLDAGVDQIVAVQMDQAYDLVFVDLEFTESHWNEISERLKLLSTPSGNTRVVLVVPELKFLNRIESQGASLDGVVVKPIRLSQLFDLVTNLFENKNARMVRVTEREETLFDPTSFRGCRVLVAEDNEINQEVVEELLLNVGFDVTIVDNGKKVVECLDSQQFDVVLLDLQMPVMDGFEAARQIRQDKKFESLPVIALTANAMAGDRERTAEVGMNDHVTKPIDPEAMYQTLRRWVTSSTGKKEEPAVPAGEPDTREEQAASPHLETTESPEIPLPSITGLDVDEGVMRIGGNRTRYCKILSGFCDNHSGDGEKILSAFNQGDYEGLHMLVHTIKGVAGNVGARALYDQAEILENALQNGSREEQEIHTHILVESMNDLMNLLLEWKKTGERERPAPASSLTMCDVQVDTLMKNLRSLLEESDSRATVRVNALRGYLEGSTLHDLWMNLQKCIRLYQFDEAVQVLDEIITERQKHC; from the coding sequence ATGCTGGAACCACCTGTACCGGAAAATGAAGAGGTTCGACTTCAGGCGTTGTTCGAGTACCACGTGCTGGACACCGATCCGGAAGAACAGTTCGATGAGTTGACGGAACTGGTTGCGCAAATTTGCGATGTCCCCATCGCCCTGATTTCCCTGATCGATGAGAAACGGCAGTGGTTCAAGTCGTTCCACGGGCTGGGCGCGCGGGAAACGCCGCGGAACGTTTCCTTCTGCGGGCATGCCATTCTGCAGGAAGGCGTGTTTGAGGTCCCGAACAGCCTGGAGGACGAGCGGTTTGCGGACAACCCCATCGTCACCGGGGAACCCAGGGTCATATTTTACGCAGGTGCTCCCTTGAAGACCCCCTCCGGGCAACAGATCGGCACCCTGTGCGCCATCGACCATAAACCTCACAAACTCACGGAAGACCAGAAAAGGTGCCTGACACTGCTGGCCCACCAGGTGGTCTCCCAACTCGAATTGAGGAAAATCATACTCCTCAAACACCAGTTGATTGTGCAGAAATCGGAGTTGTATAACCAGATCGAGGAATTGAATGAGGAGTTGAAAGCCAAAGAGGCAAAAAAACACGCCATCCTGGAAACCATGCTGGACCCCCTGATCGTCATCGATGAACGGGGGAGCATCCAGAATTTTAATGCCGCCGCGCAAAAAATCTTTGGCTACGAGGCATCGGAAATCATAGGAAAGAACGTCGCCATCCTGATGCCGGAAACCTACCGGACAGGGCACGATGACGCCATCCAAAGGTACCGGAACACCCGGAAACCGACCATACTGGGTGAATTGCGGGAAGAGTGGGGGCACCGCAAGGATGGAACCGTTTTCCCCATAGAGTTGTTGATCAACGAAATGACCATCAATGGTGAACGGCAGTTTGTCGGCATCTGCCGGGACATCACTGAGCGCAAGGTCGTGGAAGAGGAGTTGGTGGAGGCAGAACGCCAGGCGGTCTCCGCCAACGAGGCCAAGAGTCGCTTTCTGGCTAACATGAGCCACGAAATCCGCACCCCCATGAACACCATCCTGGGGCTGGCTCACCTGGCCCTGCAACACGACCTGCCCACGAAAATAAAAGGCTATGTGGAGAAAATAGAAAAATCCGGCAAGAGCCTGCTCGGCATCATCAACGACATCCTGGATTTTTCCAAGGTGGAGGCGGGCAAACTGGAATTGGAAATCGTCCAGTTTGACCTCCAGGAAGTTCTGGAAAACGTGGCCTACCAGCAGGCGCAGGCCGCGGAGAAACGAGGAACGGAACTGGTGTTTTTCTCTTCGCCCAAGGTTCCGCAAAACCTGATGGGCGATCCGTTGCGTTTGGGGCAGGTGCTGACCAACCTGGTCAGCAACGCCATCAAGTTCACTCTCAAGGGTACGGTTGCGGTTTATACCGATGTGGAGTTGGGGGAACCGGACACATCCAGCCGGGTCATCTTGAAGTTTACGGTTCAGGACACGGGGATCGGCATGACCCCGGAACAGGTGGAGGGGGTATTCGGTGCGTTCAATCAGGCGGACACCTCCACGACCCGGAAATACGGGGGGACCGGCCTGGGCCTCGCCATCAGCAGGCAACTGGTGGAACTGATGCTCGGCAGCATCGAGATTGAAAGCGAAGCGGGCAAAGGAAGCACCTTCATTATTTCCATACCTTTTGATTGCGATCCCGGGGAACTGGAAAAAGTAAAACTCAAAAGGGACGGCTCCGACAAGCGCGCGCTCGTGATTGAAAAAAATCCGGTCCTGGCCAGGGTGTTGACCGGGATGTTGCAGTCGTTGGGATTTTTCGCGGAGCACCGGGAGTCCCTGGATGCAGGGGTGGATCAAATTGTGGCGGTGCAGATGGATCAGGCATATGACCTTGTTTTCGTCGACCTGGAATTCACCGAATCTCACTGGAATGAAATTTCCGAGCGATTGAAACTGTTGAGCACCCCTTCCGGAAATACCAGGGTGGTGCTGGTGGTTCCGGAACTGAAATTCCTGAACCGGATCGAGTCCCAGGGTGCATCCCTTGACGGGGTGGTGGTGAAGCCCATTCGCCTCTCGCAGTTGTTCGACCTGGTCACCAATCTGTTTGAAAACAAAAATGCGCGTATGGTGCGGGTTACCGAAAGGGAGGAAACCCTGTTTGATCCCACATCGTTCCGGGGCTGCAGGGTGCTGGTGGCGGAGGACAACGAAATCAACCAGGAGGTGGTGGAGGAGTTGTTGCTGAATGTCGGTTTCGACGTCACCATTGTGGACAACGGAAAAAAAGTGGTGGAGTGCCTGGACTCTCAGCAATTCGACGTGGTGCTTCTGGATTTGCAGATGCCGGTGATGGACGGGTTTGAAGCGGCGCGGCAGATCCGTCAGGACAAAAAGTTCGAGAGCCTGCCGGTGATCGCGCTGACCGCCAATGCGATGGCGGGGGACCGCGAACGCACGGCGGAGGTGGGCATGAACGACCATGTGACCAAGCCCATCGACCCGGAAGCCATGTACCAGACCCTGCGCCGATGGGTGACGTCCTCAACCGGGAAAAAAGAGGAACCCGCAGTGCCGGCCGGTGAACCGGATACCCGTGAAGAGCAGGCCGCGTCTCCTCATCTGGAAACCACCGAATCTCCCGAAATTCCCCTGCCCTCTATCACGGGACTGGATGTGGACGAGGGAGTGATGCGCATCGGAGGCAACCGGACAAGGTATTGCAAAATCCTGTCCGGGTTCTGCGACAATCACTCCGGGGATGGAGAAAAAATTCTATCTGCCTTCAATCAAGGAGATTATGAAGGACTGCATATGCTGGTGCATACCATCAAGGGAGTTGCCGGTAATGTGGGGGCCAGGGCACTCTACGACCAGGCGGAAATTCTCGAAAACGCACTGCAAAACGGAAGCCGGGAAGAGCAGGAAATTCACACGCATATTTTAGTGGAATCCATGAACGACCTCATGAACCTGCTGCTGGAATGGAAAAAAACCGGGGAGCGCGAACGCCCTGCCCCGGCTTCTTCGCTGACCATGTGTGATGTGCAGGTGGACACGCTCATGAAAAACCTCCGGTCGTTGCTGGAAGAAAGCGACAGCCGAGCCACGGTGCGGGTGAACGCACTCAGGGGATACCTGGAAGGGTCCACCCTGCATGACCTGTGGATGAATCTGCAGAAGTGCATCCGATTGTACCAGTTCGATGAAGCGGTGCAGGTTCTGGATGAGATCATAACGGAAAGACAGAAACATTGTTAG
- a CDS encoding diguanylate cyclase produces MLDEAWVLVVDDRPENIDVLAAILEPEYRIKVALDGHKALEIANSDSPPDLILLDVMMPGMDGFEVCRTLKSQEATHDIPVIFITARDGEMDEVQALDLGAVDFIQKPFNHKIARARVRTHVQMRCLLKKNKQMIKELKRANQILDELARRDQLTGLSNRRDMQENMEIERKRSLRNRKPLSCIVADIDHFKKVNDENGHLAGDETLKKVSSIITLSLRCHDMAARWGGEEFLILLPETDLAGASHVADRLRSKIEAETISMEDREIKITMSLGVVQFDGEETVEHFLNRADQNLYEAKKNGRNMVVSI; encoded by the coding sequence ATGCTGGATGAAGCGTGGGTGCTGGTGGTGGACGATCGTCCCGAAAACATTGATGTGTTGGCGGCCATCCTTGAGCCGGAATACCGGATCAAGGTGGCGTTGGACGGACACAAGGCGTTGGAGATTGCCAATTCCGATTCGCCGCCGGACCTGATTCTCCTCGATGTCATGATGCCCGGAATGGACGGGTTTGAAGTCTGTCGAACGCTGAAAAGCCAGGAAGCCACCCACGATATTCCCGTGATCTTCATCACGGCCCGGGACGGCGAAATGGATGAGGTGCAGGCTCTGGACCTTGGAGCGGTGGACTTCATCCAGAAACCCTTCAACCACAAAATTGCCAGGGCGCGGGTCCGCACTCACGTCCAGATGAGGTGCCTTCTCAAAAAGAACAAACAAATGATCAAGGAGTTGAAGCGGGCCAACCAGATTCTCGACGAACTGGCAAGGAGGGACCAGTTGACAGGATTGTCCAACCGCCGCGACATGCAGGAAAATATGGAAATTGAAAGAAAACGTTCCCTTAGAAACCGCAAACCGCTTTCCTGTATCGTGGCGGACATAGACCATTTCAAAAAGGTGAATGATGAAAACGGACATTTGGCCGGCGACGAAACTTTGAAAAAAGTTTCCAGCATCATTACCCTGAGCCTTCGGTGTCACGACATGGCCGCACGCTGGGGCGGCGAGGAATTCCTGATATTGCTTCCGGAAACCGACCTGGCGGGAGCGTCTCATGTCGCAGACCGTCTTCGCAGTAAAATCGAGGCAGAAACCATTTCCATGGAGGACCGGGAAATCAAAATCACCATGAGTCTCGGTGTGGTGCAGTTTGATGGGGAGGAAACCGTGGAACATTTTCTAAACCGGGCGGACCAAAACCTGTATGAAGCCAAAAAGAATGGAAGGAACATGGTGGTCTCAATTTAA
- a CDS encoding MHYT domain-containing protein: MIFPAITQEIPPLQGTFSYGLVALSYLIAVFASYTALDVMNRIKKEELSFKNFLIVSVAVCMGGGIWSMHFIGMLAYTLPIPVSYDPWITILSLVAAIVASGIGFYLAVKLERMVQKVVLGGLVMGAGICVMHYSGMHAMTLEASQHYRLGLLLLSILIAVTASMAALYIILKFREGGSFSGFAFKLVSAMVMGLAVAGMHYTGMAASVFVPSPELIHDLEVVIDKDNLALSVVLMTFFILTMALFLEEYSSITVLPVMFCFFMIVIGWGGFQLVDREIKSNIANLLNTNLKTNVASVRALVQREMQVAKFWSRDPRIQKNIQSLAEKVSNGMTTKNELMASRELSDLRRILGPFHKNQDHVGFVVVHPSGLTMAALLDEPVGRSLLKDKEFVKEAMRGEVVFSSPFWGEVQLPDLDGVDRDNQPTIFTASPVFNENGEVIAVLGFRLRPIKAFGKSLEVSFFGESGEAYAFNSQGYMIGGSRFLGHLKRIGMSQHLPSQTTMKVQIRNPGGNILQGHRPTLPRDQQPFTRMIQSALKGESGLDVDGYRDYRGVPVVGAWTWLPEYNVGIATEMDFDEAYRSSRTLERIFVALLFVLFFAVVVTLVLKRRQAETEKRRAELQDNEIRARDEAEKFRKLFLAEADTILICDAETRQIRDANPAAEKLYGYTRDELLALRVDDLSADPEGTAATFRELREGRLSAVALRYHKKKDGTQFPIEVMEGHISTQEGPVVFKVIRDISRRMKAEEDLRKSEERFSLVLDATQDGIWDDDRRTGTCYFSPQWMAMLGYEPDELPHTNATFFDRIHPEDRECYGELIQAHLEQSNENFEFEVRLVHKDGSYRWVLTRGKTVERDEEGNVVRAVGTHTNIHARKAIEEELMQAQTEAISANEAKSRFLANMSHEIRTPMNAILGLAHLALQNEMPPKQKGYLEKIEKSGQNLLGIINDILDFSKVEAGKLDLEMIPFEIRETLEHISQQQTYFAEECETELVFFCSPMVPGRVIGDPLRVAQVLTNLVSNALKFTSKGTVAVYTDLVESPNAKQNRVELKFVVQDTGIGMAEDQIQGVFGAFTQADASTTRKYGGTGLGLAITRQLVGLMRGRIHVESEPGEGTTFTVALPFECEQEELERATRQSHKIKNRALVIESNPVFGKMLEGMLRSVSFDTDYASTLERGERILTQAESANPYHFVLLDLGLVQSNWSEVCARLKASNPQSEQMKLVLVAPQLEYLQLVTVEGEAIDGVLVKPVRLSQLFDMVTSLFYNKDSQMMRSAACKPESAFDPTTFHGCRVLVAEDNEINQEVVEELLQKVGFDVTIVDNGKAAVDRLSSEEFDMVLMDLQMPVMDGLEAARQIRQDKKFESLPVIALTANAMTGDRERTAEAGMNDHVTKPIDPESMYKTLSRWIKSPARAESEKPAEPPPMEEKTAKPPMERMRQDAVETSDNGFPVIPGLNVEIGLKRMGGNPERYRKTLVDFYEKHAGDGEKIRSAFENKDTLGLRMAVHDLKGVAGNMGADTLFDQAEMLEQALKAGDRKDHENQLRGFLNSLEEVMDPLGKWSGVDKPVREPLIPLSSRNSMCNEQAGILLHNLQSLLEESDSRATVRVAALRGYLEGSPLHDDWKRLNKYIEVYQFDEALQVLQKITWQRKRQCQTSGVTSQ; encoded by the coding sequence ATGATCTTCCCAGCCATCACTCAGGAAATCCCGCCCCTTCAAGGTACATTTTCTTATGGCCTTGTGGCCCTTTCCTACCTGATTGCGGTATTTGCGTCCTACACCGCACTTGATGTGATGAACCGCATCAAGAAAGAAGAACTCTCTTTCAAAAATTTTCTGATCGTAAGCGTTGCCGTTTGCATGGGCGGCGGCATCTGGTCGATGCACTTTATCGGCATGCTGGCATACACCCTTCCTATCCCGGTCTCTTACGATCCGTGGATCACCATCCTTTCCCTGGTTGCCGCCATCGTGGCCTCCGGTATTGGCTTTTACCTTGCGGTTAAATTGGAACGCATGGTCCAGAAAGTGGTTCTGGGCGGACTCGTCATGGGTGCCGGCATCTGCGTCATGCATTACTCCGGCATGCACGCCATGACCCTGGAAGCGAGTCAGCATTACAGGCTGGGCTTGTTGCTCCTTTCCATTCTGATTGCCGTCACCGCATCCATGGCGGCCCTGTACATCATTCTGAAATTCCGGGAAGGCGGCTCCTTCAGCGGATTTGCCTTCAAGTTGGTGTCCGCCATGGTTATGGGGCTGGCCGTGGCGGGCATGCATTACACCGGCATGGCCGCCTCGGTGTTTGTCCCGTCGCCGGAACTGATCCATGATTTGGAAGTGGTCATCGACAAAGACAACCTGGCGCTGTCGGTGGTGCTGATGACGTTTTTCATTCTCACCATGGCGTTGTTCCTTGAGGAATACTCCTCCATCACGGTTTTGCCGGTCATGTTCTGCTTTTTCATGATCGTCATCGGCTGGGGCGGTTTCCAGCTGGTGGACCGCGAAATCAAAAGCAACATCGCCAACCTGCTCAACACGAATCTGAAAACCAACGTGGCGTCCGTCCGTGCCCTGGTCCAGCGCGAAATGCAGGTGGCGAAATTCTGGAGCCGGGATCCGCGCATCCAGAAGAACATCCAATCCCTCGCCGAAAAAGTTTCAAACGGAATGACCACCAAGAACGAATTGATGGCATCCAGGGAGCTCAGCGATTTGCGGAGAATACTGGGACCGTTTCACAAGAACCAGGACCACGTCGGCTTTGTGGTCGTTCACCCTTCCGGGCTCACCATGGCGGCCCTGCTGGATGAACCCGTCGGCAGGTCCCTGTTGAAGGACAAGGAATTCGTCAAGGAAGCGATGCGGGGCGAGGTGGTTTTTTCCTCTCCCTTCTGGGGCGAAGTGCAGCTTCCGGACCTGGACGGGGTGGACCGCGATAACCAGCCCACCATTTTCACCGCCTCTCCGGTTTTCAATGAAAACGGGGAGGTCATCGCCGTGCTGGGCTTTCGCCTGCGTCCGATCAAGGCTTTCGGAAAATCGCTGGAAGTGTCTTTTTTTGGCGAATCGGGGGAAGCCTACGCGTTCAATTCCCAAGGCTACATGATCGGGGGAAGCCGGTTCCTCGGTCACCTTAAACGGATCGGGATGAGCCAGCATCTTCCGAGCCAGACCACCATGAAAGTTCAGATCCGCAATCCCGGAGGAAACATTCTGCAAGGGCACCGTCCCACGCTTCCGCGCGACCAGCAACCCTTCACCCGCATGATCCAAAGCGCCCTGAAAGGGGAAAGCGGGCTGGACGTGGACGGTTACCGGGATTACCGCGGCGTCCCGGTGGTGGGAGCCTGGACCTGGTTGCCTGAATACAATGTTGGCATCGCCACGGAAATGGACTTCGACGAGGCCTACCGGTCTTCCCGGACCCTGGAGAGGATTTTTGTCGCCCTCCTGTTCGTGTTGTTTTTTGCGGTGGTCGTGACGCTGGTTTTGAAACGGCGGCAGGCGGAAACCGAAAAGCGGCGGGCCGAGCTTCAGGACAATGAAATCCGGGCGAGGGACGAAGCGGAAAAGTTCCGCAAGCTGTTTTTGGCCGAGGCGGACACCATCCTGATCTGCGATGCGGAGACCCGGCAGATCCGGGACGCCAACCCGGCGGCTGAAAAACTGTACGGCTACACGCGGGACGAGTTGCTGGCCCTGAGAGTGGACGACCTGTCCGCCGACCCGGAAGGGACGGCGGCTACGTTCCGCGAATTGCGGGAAGGGCGCCTCAGCGCAGTGGCATTGCGGTATCACAAAAAGAAAGACGGCACCCAGTTCCCGATCGAGGTGATGGAAGGCCACATCTCCACGCAGGAAGGCCCGGTCGTGTTCAAGGTGATCCGGGACATCTCCCGCCGCATGAAGGCCGAGGAAGACCTCCGCAAAAGCGAGGAACGGTTTTCGCTGGTCCTGGATGCCACGCAGGACGGCATCTGGGACGATGACAGGAGGACGGGAACTTGTTATTTCAGCCCGCAGTGGATGGCCATGCTGGGGTACGAGCCCGATGAATTGCCCCATACCAACGCCACCTTTTTCGACCGGATCCATCCGGAGGACCGGGAATGTTACGGGGAGTTGATCCAAGCACATCTGGAGCAATCAAACGAGAATTTCGAATTCGAAGTGCGCTTAGTTCACAAGGACGGAAGTTACCGCTGGGTTCTGACGCGGGGAAAAACCGTCGAGCGGGATGAAGAGGGCAACGTCGTGCGGGCGGTGGGCACGCACACGAACATCCATGCGCGCAAGGCCATAGAAGAGGAATTGATGCAGGCCCAGACGGAGGCGATTTCCGCCAATGAAGCCAAGAGCCGGTTTCTGGCCAACATGAGTCACGAAATCCGCACTCCCATGAACGCGATCCTGGGGCTGGCCCACCTGGCCCTGCAAAACGAAATGCCTCCGAAACAAAAGGGCTATCTGGAAAAAATTGAAAAATCCGGACAGAACCTGCTGGGCATCATCAACGACATCCTCGATTTCTCCAAGGTGGAAGCGGGCAAGCTGGACCTGGAGATGATTCCTTTCGAAATCCGTGAAACCCTGGAACATATTTCCCAGCAGCAGACTTATTTTGCGGAGGAGTGTGAGACCGAACTGGTTTTTTTCTGTTCTCCCATGGTTCCAGGCAGGGTGATCGGCGATCCCCTGCGGGTCGCCCAGGTGTTGACCAACCTCGTCAGCAACGCACTCAAATTCACCAGCAAGGGCACCGTGGCGGTGTATACCGATTTGGTGGAGAGTCCCAATGCCAAGCAAAACCGGGTGGAATTGAAATTTGTGGTTCAGGATACGGGAATCGGCATGGCGGAGGACCAGATACAGGGGGTGTTCGGGGCGTTCACGCAGGCGGACGCGTCCACCACCCGGAAGTACGGGGGCACGGGCCTGGGCCTCGCCATCACCCGGCAACTTGTGGGACTGATGCGGGGACGCATCCATGTGGAAAGCGAGCCGGGAGAAGGCACGACTTTCACCGTGGCCCTGCCCTTCGAGTGCGAGCAGGAAGAACTGGAAAGAGCCACAAGGCAAAGCCATAAAATCAAGAATCGGGCCCTCGTGATCGAGAGCAATCCGGTTTTCGGAAAAATGCTGGAAGGGATGCTGAGGTCCGTCTCGTTTGACACGGATTACGCTTCGACTTTGGAAAGAGGGGAGCGGATATTGACACAGGCGGAATCGGCGAATCCCTATCATTTTGTTCTTCTGGACCTGGGCCTGGTGCAATCCAACTGGAGCGAGGTTTGTGCGCGACTGAAAGCAAGCAACCCGCAATCCGAACAAATGAAATTAGTCCTGGTGGCTCCGCAACTGGAATACCTGCAACTGGTGACGGTGGAGGGGGAAGCGATCGACGGGGTGTTGGTGAAACCCGTCCGTCTTTCGCAGTTGTTCGACATGGTCACCAGCCTCTTCTACAACAAGGACTCCCAAATGATGCGGAGCGCTGCCTGCAAGCCGGAAAGCGCGTTTGATCCCACAACGTTCCATGGCTGCCGGGTGCTGGTTGCAGAGGACAACGAAATCAACCAGGAGGTAGTGGAGGAACTTTTGCAGAAAGTCGGTTTCGACGTCACCATTGTGGACAACGGGAAGGCGGCGGTCGATCGGCTGTCATCCGAAGAGTTCGACATGGTTCTGATGGACCTGCAGATGCCGGTGATGGACGGGCTCGAAGCGGCGCGGCAGATCCGTCAGGACAAAAAGTTCGAGAGCCTGCCGGTGATCGCGCTGACCGCGAACGCGATGACGGGGGACCGCGAACGCACGGCGGAGGCGGGCATGAACGACCATGTGACCAAACCCATCGACCCGGAATCCATGTACAAAACGTTGAGCCGGTGGATAAAAAGCCCCGCCCGCGCTGAATCCGAAAAGCCTGCGGAGCCTCCCCCGATGGAAGAAAAAACCGCCAAACCTCCTATGGAGAGAATGCGCCAAGACGCAGTCGAGACTTCCGACAACGGTTTCCCCGTCATCCCAGGCCTCAACGTGGAAATCGGTTTGAAACGGATGGGAGGCAACCCCGAGCGGTACCGGAAAACCCTCGTCGATTTTTATGAGAAGCATGCGGGAGACGGGGAGAAGATTCGGTCCGCGTTCGAAAATAAAGACACGCTGGGTTTGCGTATGGCGGTACACGACCTCAAGGGTGTGGCGGGCAACATGGGAGCCGATACTTTGTTCGATCAGGCGGAAATGTTGGAGCAAGCATTGAAGGCGGGCGACAGGAAAGATCATGAAAACCAGTTGCGGGGGTTTCTGAATTCCCTGGAGGAGGTCATGGACCCGCTCGGCAAATGGAGTGGGGTGGACAAGCCGGTTCGCGAACCGTTGATTCCGCTGTCTTCACGAAACTCGATGTGCAATGAGCAGGCGGGAATCCTGTTACATAACCTCCAGTCCCTGCTGGAAGAAAGTGACAGCCGGGCCACGGTTCGAGTCGCCGCGCTCCGGGGCTACCTGGAAGGGTCTCCCCTGCACGACGATTGGAAGCGTCTCAATAAATACATCGAAGTATACCAGTTTGATGAAGCGTTGCAGGTGCTGCAGAAAATCACCTGGCAGAGAAAACGGCAGTGCCAGACATCCGGGGTGACTTCGCAGTGA